The Lolium rigidum isolate FL_2022 chromosome 1, APGP_CSIRO_Lrig_0.1, whole genome shotgun sequence region TTTGTAAAGAATTGGTGGAAAAAAAGGTACTGCACATATGAGTACCAGAAATAGATATAGCACAACAGTGTAATATCAAGTTCTTGAATCTGTTTCGTTCAGTTAGTATACACCAGTTATATTAGAGCACATATATCATAAGATCCCAGAAACATAAAATCATGAAGACACAAAATATTTGGAATAAGATGAATAGTTCGCCACTTAGCCAGAGACTGACGGAAAATTAGCCGATTCCTGCAAAACTGTATCTTTTTACTTCAATGCAGAAACCATAGTCCTGAGTACAACTAACTCTAACACACAGTAATGCTTTCATTGGAATATTGTATACTAGAGCAACTATAAGAACTCACCTGTAGACCTCTGTCAGAGACTACTCGAAGAATCCCTAGAGATTTACGACGACGCTTAAGCTCCAACTCGGCTGCCTTTTCAGCATCAACAATTTCATCTATTTCAATAACCACTTTGAGGTTCTTATATTTGTCTTCCGATAACCACTGGAGTTCAGGAACAACATCCACCGCAACATCATATCTGAGAAAAATTGACATAAACAAAAAGATTAGGATGAAAACCAACTAATTTGAAACAAGTTCTAATAACGTAATAAGTACGACGCCTAGATGGGAGTAATTGTGTACCTAAACACATGGTCGAGGGAGAAAGCATCATTCATATCATCAAACTTAGTGAGAATACGTACAGAATCTTCTAATGCCTTATCTTCTACCTAAAAAAACCCGACAATATCAGCTGAACAGATGCAATAATAAGCACAAAGGGAGAAAGGCAAGTAGCGATTCAAAACGAGATTGGAACTCATAGGCAGGGATATCAGCAGTGAATTCATCACTGGTGATCTTGCCAGTTCAGTTCATATGAAATTATAGATCCATAGTTCAAAGTTATTATTACTTGTCGTGAATAGTTGGGAACAAAGAATCCATCACAATAAATATCAGGGTattgctttgtaaaaatggaccgTGGAGAGATTAGAAAAAAGGACTGGGGAGAAATTGATACCGAGGACAATGCTTGAGGAAGCGTATGTCTTAAGATAGCTTCGACCGTCGCAGCCCGTACATGCTGCGGTCCGACGTAGTTTAAAAGCACATTTTCTGGAACTATCTTTCCAGGCCGAAATCCAGGGACCTGATAAAAAGAAATAGCAGAGCAACACTGAAATATCTGTAGAAATGCAGAGCAGGACGCAGTTGGATACAACACACTTCTTCGGGGAGACCTTGCAGATGTATGCTCTTTTCAGAATTTGGAATTTTCTGGTATTTACGCGCTCTTACTATGATCAACTGATTATAAACGAAGAAATGAAGACACACTTCGTGACTAAACCAATGGCAAAGAAGGCTCTCAGTGCAGAGCATTTTCTGGATTCTTATTGTTAGTCTCATCATCGACAGCAAGCTCATTCATGGTTACAGAACATGCAGCAGTTAAACTTCGGTGTAAGACTACATTTCTGGTCGAGCTATGCAAATTTTCACAAATTATTATGTGTCCTCACTAACAGGTACAAATGTGATTCCTCATAGAAATGGTGATACCTTGAAACGCTTTGAGTACTCCATAAGGGTGGTCTGGTAACATTCTTGGCATATAGACGGAGGCACCTCCACGCTGAACTTAACCTGGCACAAGAATCAAGTACAAACGCATCATCACAGCTCCTACTCTACTACAACCCAATGCATATGCAATCAGAGAGACAGGCAGAGTAGGGGTGCTAACGCTGGAGTTGGGCTGTGGCGTCTCGGTGACGCGCACGGAGTCCCCGCCCCCCGCGGCGGCCTGGCGGAGCTCCACGGCGGCTGAGGCGACGGGTAGCTGCCGGCGGCGGCTCAGGAGCCGCGAGGTGGACAGGGAGTGTGAGAAGGTCGACGAGGAAGGAGACCACGAGGATGCACGCGGGGAGGAGAAACCGGTCGGGCGGCCGGATTGGTGGGTGGATGCCGTGGAGGCGGCGACGGCCGCGGTGGCGAGCTCCATAGCCGCGGCGGCACGGAGTGGAGTGGAGCGGCGCCTGTGGTGTGGGGTGAAGATGGTGGGAGAAGCGGGATTAGGATTTTGTAAGGAGATAATAAGAGAATAAGAAATGTAATCCATGAATTTTTTTTGTTGGTTTTATAgtcttttaatttttttattgggAAACACCCCCTAGCTAGCCATTTATTTTCGAAATTTCAAAAATCAGATTTCGAACTTTCTAAAATATCCGCAAAAGACATGTTGTTTTTAAACTTAAGGCCTTAGccctgctttaaattaataaagcaccAACACAACCATACATAGTCGAGGTACATTACGAGCAACCGCTCACACACAACACAGCGCCAACACACAGGTTCCCAGACCTAACATAAGCTAAGATTCAAGGTTCAACAGCAAATGATAAATAGGTTCAGCACAACAGCTCACACCATAACCCGGATACATGGCTAAGTCAGGGCACAGTCGACACCGCAAGCTCCGCATGAAGTCGCCGAAGGGTGTCCATTGCCGCGTCCACGAGGCCTCTATCTTTCCACTTCACCAGCATCCTCCATTGCTGCATGTAGATGACCATTTTAAACAAGGCATCAGCCGGTTTGCCAATAAGAACACCTTCCATATTTAGCTTATTACGAATATTTCATAAAGCCCAAGCTAACGCCGCGAAGGAGAACCAAACTACTCTCCTATACGCCCCGATCAAGCCATGAGAGATAGCTAGGAAATCTTCTGCCCCTGCACGATTCCAAAAGCAATGCAGGAGCTCCCTAACTCCCGCCCATAAGAAACGTGCCAAGGAGCATTTAAAGAAGATATGGTCGCAGTCCTTAGGCTCACCACAAAGGGAGCATAGCCCATTAGACGGATCTCTCCGTTTGGCCACCTGCATCGAGCACGGAAGTTTTCCCCAAAGGAGTTGCCACAGGAATACCCTTATCCTAGGTGGCACCCTCGTCCGCCAGACCTCCCTGAAACTAAAATGCGTGACAGCCGCTCCCTAAAGACATGTTGTTAATAATGTATGCTACTACATCTGTCCACAGACGAGGGAGTACAAGGGTGCAAAATCTCAACACGGGATAATTTGTATTCCAGACCATGTATAAATAAAAGTGTGGATATGAGTATCGTGAATAGTGCACATTCTTCAAAATTATaatatttttaggtttttcattttttttagccGAAAATACAAAACAATTCAGATTGATATTTTGTTGACTACCTCCAAACTTTTTTTTGTCAACATTTGTAGGATGATTTTCAATTGTTGACAATGAAATGCTTAATGTATAAGGAGATGGAtacaaccatgctgaatccatgtgTTGAATTCCCACGACTACCCCTTCGTATCGGTTTATAACCCTATTACGCTTTGAATTTTTTTACCATTAAATTTgtcaataaaatatgatatatatgccACAAACTTTTGTTGGTTCTAGGTTGATCAAGAATTAAGTAAGTTCTAGATTGATTTTGGGACTGTCTATTGATCTACAAAAATTACAATTACATGTGCAATTTTATATGTGTGTAATTAAACATCATTTGTCCTTTTTTGGTGTAAAGATATCATTTTTACTAGTTGCATATGAAATACAAGTAAAATTAGTTGACCGAGAATTAAGATAATTCTAGATCGACCGAGAACAATGCACGTCCATACAGTATTCACTGGCAGACACCAGGCCTGAACCAGAcagatttttttttcgagaattacGGGGGGGGGGGATTTTGCTCCCCACCGCTTGTTATATTACTCGACACGGCTGGCAGCCAGAACTGTTTGTACAGGGTGAAGAAGGGATTACAGGGGGAGGGAGAGACATAGACAATCTACATAGCGGAAAACAGGAGGAAGCTACGGAGAGTGTCGAGCCTCCCCCGATCGAGGATTTTATATCGCCATCTCCAGAGCGTGAGGTCATCGGCGGCCCGACGAAGGACCATACTTGTCGTGGATGTTTTGGCGTTGAAGATGAGGTCATTCCGCGCCTTCCAGAGCGACCATAGGATCGTCGCAAGACCAGAGTGCCAGATATGGGCCATCGGCCCGGCGGGAGGCTGCAGCTCCCAGAAAGAAATGGATCTCTCGGGGATGGCGGTGCCCATCCGGTCCCAGACCTCAACAGCCAGGGCGCATTCGAAGAAGAGGTGTCTCCCCGTCTCAGGGAGATGGCAGGCGGCGCAAATGGCGCAGTTTTTGGCGAAGAGGTTGGCCCGCGTGCTGAGCTTGTCGATGTCGGCGAGGTAGGAGAAGATCCTACCTTCGAGGGCAGCCTGAGCCCCCAAGAGGTGCAAGCCGACGCGTCCCGAGGCTGAGGGGGGACAGCAGACGGTACGCCTCCCGAGTGCTGAAAGGAGGAGCGGTCGGACTGTCGATGTAGCGGAGGTCCTGCCCGTCGGAGAGGACAGTAGTGCGCACAATGTCCTGAACCTCCACCAAGTTGCGCTCGGCGGCCGCAGTGAGGCGGGGCTGAAGGGGGAACCCGGTGGTGACGACCTGCTCGACCGAGGCGTGAGGCCGAGTAACATGTGAGAAGATGGCGGGGTACCGCTCGGCAGTGGCCTGCCAGGAAGCCACTTATCGAGCCAAAAGGCAGTGGAGGTACCACTCACAACCGTGGCGCGGGTGACTGCACGGTAAAGTGGCAGGCACTCCGCCACGATCCTGTCGAGGAAGGAGGGTGAAGCAGTGGTGTCGCCGAAGTCTCGTCCTGAATGAAACCAGTACCAGTCTTTCCAAGGGAGGGAGTCAGTATGGTGTAATTTATGGACAAAGTTTAAGAGGAGGCACCTGTTTTGCCAGTGGAGATTTTTGACGCCGAAACCGCCCTCTTGCTTAGACAACATCACCTTGTCCCAGGCAATTAGGCAGCAAGCACCCGAGCACAAGTCTTTACATGTCCAGAAGAAAGCGCGGCGTCTCTTGTCTATACTCTCGAGCACACCCTGTGGAAGCAAATACGAGCACATATAGTATGAAGCAAGGTTATTAAGCACAACATTACATAACACCAGGCGACCACCCGAAGAGAGGAGGAGGGCTTGCCAACCAGACAGACGACGGTCGAAGGACAGAATGAGGGGGGCGTAGGCAGAAATGGGGAGCTTGGTGGGGGACAGTGGGAGACCCAAATAAGGCTGCGGGAAGGAGGAGATGGGGCATCCTAGAGCCTCCGCCATGAGGCACTCCTCAGAGCGAGAGACAAACATGGGAAGGAGGCAGGATTTATGGAAGTTTATGGCAAGCCCGGTGGCGGCTGCAAAGttgtcgaggatagctttgaggcGGGAGGCCGCAGAGGTCTCAGCCTTGCAAATAATTTTATATGTGTGtaattagacattatttttcctagttgCATATGAATTACAAGTAAAATTAGTTGACCGAGAATTAAGATAATTCTAGATCGACCGAGAAGAACAATGCACGTCCATACAATATTCATCAGCAGGCACCAGCCCTGAACCCGACAGTCCCCTGGCGAGAATCATACAACACCTCGAATGTTCGCTGATTCACGTTGCCGATGATCccgacgccgccgtcgcgccccTCTGCGATGAATGCGAGGCAGCTTTCCACCAGAACCCCCGATGGCACGTCGAGCTCGATGGTCGCGCTGCCGTTGAACGTGAGTGCGACCTTGGGCACGACGACCTCGCTGTGGCCGGTGAAGTTGTAGCACGTATCCAGCCCGGTGTCCGACGACGGCACGAGCGGGTACTGGGACATGGCGCTCCGGAAGGCTTTCCGCAGCGCGGCGTAGGCCGTCTTCGGGAGCCCCGTGATGACCGTGCCGGAGTCGATGATCAAGCCCCCCGCGAGCACCGACGGCGCGATGTCGAGCGGCTTCCCGCCGACGCTTATGCCGGTGAGCGTGACGAGGTAGAACGTGGCGATGTCCGGTGCGTAGCGGTACATGGGCGTGAACACGAAACCGGCCGTGTTGTTGGGCGGCGGGGCGAGGGTGAGGAACCCGGCGCTGCTGTTCGTCGGCGGGAGGCAGTAGGAGAAGGCGACGCCGTACTGCGACACGAGCGACTCGGGCGCGCCGCCGAGCCCGAGGAGGCCGTCGAACCTGTCGTAGGGGCCGTGCTGGTTGCTGCCGCATCCGAAGCCGAACTTGCTGAGGGAGACGCCGGCGTTGATCGTCAGCGTCTCGGTGCCGTACACCCCCGTGGTGATCGCGCCGTTCCCGTACTCGATGGCGTACCCGCAGAGGGACGGGGCGCCGGTGGCGGTGCTGTTGGTGCACCCGTTGTCGTAGCCATCGACGACGAGCTGCTTGCACGCGGCGGTGCCGCAGGGGATGGGACGGAAGCTCGACGACTTGGCCGGGTCGAACAGAGGGTCCTTCTGCGGGTAGCACTGGGTGGAGTTGCAGGGCTTGCACTGCACCCACGACAGGTCGCTGCCGGTGTCGATGAGGACGGTCTGCTGGACGGCCGGC contains the following coding sequences:
- the LOC124647970 gene encoding aspartyl protease family protein At5g10770-like, which gives rise to MGFPMLLCLLLCSYCAVALGGFVVVPGSSFQPQAVCSTSRVTSEPRRASLPLAHRHGPCAALGSRTSDKPSLAERLRMDRARANYIISKATGRMTTLSEGGASIPTYLGDAVDSLEYVVTLSIGTPAVQQTVLIDTGSDLSWVQCKPCNSTQCYPQKDPLFDPAKSSSFRPIPCGTAACKQLVVDGYDNGCTNSTATGAPSLCGYAIEYGNGAITTGVYGTETLTINAGVSLSKFGFGCGSNQHGPYDRFDGLLGLGGAPESLVSQYGVAFSYCLPPTNSSAGFLTLAPPPNNTAGFVFTPMYRYAPDIATFYLVTLTGISVGGKPLDIAPSVLAGGLIIDSGTVITGLPKTAYAALRKAFRSAMSQYPLVPSSDTGLDTCYNFTGHSEVVVPKVALTFNGSATIELDVPSGVLVESCLAFIAEGRDGGVGIIGNVNQRTFEVLYDSRQGTVGFRAGAC